From Actinopolymorpha cephalotaxi, one genomic window encodes:
- a CDS encoding DEAD/DEAH box helicase, with amino-acid sequence MPQYSEAEHSRRVRRTTSDFSSASRSSGSSFGSSRSSGSSRSSGSSGSYAPRGRGDAAPSGRSRGRSTRPPRNGGRPSSAPAQDGLAAYERELDAALDAASVAESADLPASFAEVGLPERLVEALSRRGIDRPFAIQARTLPDTLAGRDVLGRAQTGSGKTLAFGLPMLARLSAGVDSRRPGTPRGLVLVPTRELAQQVADVLTPLARRINASLTTVYGGASMRRQVLALRGGVDVVVATPGRLIDLIEQGECSLGEVEVTVLDEADYMADLGFLPAVTKLLDMTPAGGQRMLFSATLDRGVSRLVRTYLTDPAVHAVAPAAAPVESVDHRVFTLRADDKVAVAAEIAARPGRTLFFVRTKHGADRLVRQLGHAGVPAAAIHGNLKQGARQRALAGFASGAPRVLIATDVAARGIHVDDVDLVVHYDPSADHKDYLHRSGRTARAGATGTVISLVQPDQRRDVAKLHKLAKVTPAAVDVEPGHEAVRDVAASGTPIVVTRPAVEPSGPRGGGHGRGGRGGSGGRRPRRTGGGGGRVDHGGRRGEGRNSRAS; translated from the coding sequence ATGCCCCAGTACTCCGAGGCGGAACATTCCCGCCGCGTTCGTCGTACCACCTCTGACTTCAGCAGTGCCTCGCGTTCCTCCGGTTCCTCCTTTGGTTCCAGCCGTTCGTCCGGCTCCTCGCGTTCCTCCGGGTCCTCGGGTTCCTACGCTCCACGCGGCCGCGGTGACGCGGCACCGTCGGGTCGTTCCCGGGGCCGCAGCACCCGCCCGCCGCGCAACGGTGGCCGGCCCTCGTCCGCGCCGGCACAGGACGGGCTGGCCGCGTACGAGCGCGAGCTCGACGCCGCCCTGGACGCGGCCTCGGTCGCCGAGTCCGCCGACCTGCCCGCGAGCTTCGCCGAGGTCGGCCTGCCCGAGCGGCTGGTCGAGGCGCTCTCCCGGCGCGGGATCGACCGGCCGTTCGCCATCCAGGCCCGCACCCTGCCCGACACCCTCGCCGGTCGCGACGTGCTCGGCCGGGCGCAGACCGGCTCCGGCAAGACGCTGGCGTTCGGTCTGCCGATGCTCGCCCGGCTGAGCGCGGGCGTCGACTCCCGTCGTCCGGGCACGCCCCGCGGGCTGGTCCTGGTGCCGACCCGGGAGCTCGCCCAGCAGGTCGCCGACGTGCTGACCCCGCTGGCCCGGCGGATCAACGCCTCGCTCACCACCGTCTACGGCGGCGCGTCCATGCGGCGCCAGGTGCTGGCGCTGCGCGGCGGCGTCGACGTCGTGGTCGCCACCCCCGGCCGGCTGATCGACCTGATCGAGCAGGGCGAGTGCTCGCTCGGCGAGGTCGAGGTCACCGTGCTGGACGAGGCCGACTACATGGCCGACCTCGGCTTCCTGCCCGCGGTCACCAAGCTGCTGGACATGACGCCGGCCGGCGGGCAGCGGATGCTGTTCTCGGCCACCCTGGACCGCGGCGTGAGCCGGTTGGTCCGTACGTACCTCACCGACCCGGCCGTGCACGCGGTCGCGCCGGCCGCGGCGCCGGTGGAGTCGGTCGACCACCGGGTCTTCACGCTGCGCGCGGACGACAAGGTGGCGGTGGCCGCGGAGATCGCGGCCCGCCCGGGCCGGACGCTGTTCTTCGTCCGTACCAAGCACGGCGCCGACCGGCTGGTCCGCCAGCTCGGCCACGCGGGCGTCCCCGCGGCGGCCATCCACGGCAACCTCAAGCAGGGTGCCCGGCAGCGGGCCCTCGCCGGGTTCGCCTCCGGTGCGCCCCGGGTGCTCATCGCCACCGACGTGGCCGCCCGTGGGATCCACGTCGACGACGTGGACCTCGTGGTGCACTACGACCCGTCCGCGGACCACAAGGACTACCTCCACCGGTCCGGCCGTACGGCCCGCGCCGGGGCGACCGGCACGGTCATCTCGCTGGTCCAGCCGGACCAGCGGCGCGACGTGGCCAAGCTGCACAAGCTGGCGAAGGTCACCCCGGCCGCTGTTGACGTCGAGCCCGGGCACGAGGCCGTCCGGGACGTCGCCGCCTCGGGTACGCCGATCGTGGTGACCCGGCCGGCGGTCGAGCCCTCCGGTCCGCGTGGTGGTGGGCACGGCCGCGGCGGGCGGGGCGGTTCCGGCGGACGCCGGCCGCGCCGTACCGGTGGCGGTGGCGGCCGCGTCGACCACGGTGGTCGCCGGGGCGAGGGGCGCAACAGCCGCGCCTCCTGA
- a CDS encoding helix-turn-helix transcriptional regulator translates to MSGAAHADAEAGHESTRERVARVILERGPQTAAALADQLGVTPAAIRRHLDAMVAEGVVAAREQRVRGPRGRGRPAKVFAITDEGRSAFHQAYDDLAVSALRYIRETGGEDALEAFARLLVGRLEERYRSVATAFPADEGTTALAEALSEDGYAASVEPAGTGEQLCQHHCPVAHVAEQFPQLCEAETEVFSRLLGRHVQRLATIAHGDGVCTTHVPRPGGAGRSERPQAPEGTTTPTNPTNPTNQTNQTNDRTTHSVRSRTGRNSS, encoded by the coding sequence GTGAGCGGTGCTGCGCATGCGGACGCCGAGGCCGGGCATGAGTCCACCCGGGAACGCGTTGCCCGGGTGATCCTCGAGCGTGGGCCGCAGACGGCGGCCGCGCTCGCCGACCAGTTGGGTGTCACTCCCGCCGCGATCCGCCGCCACCTGGACGCGATGGTGGCCGAGGGCGTCGTCGCGGCCCGCGAGCAGCGGGTTCGCGGACCACGTGGGCGCGGGCGCCCGGCCAAGGTCTTCGCCATCACCGACGAGGGCCGCAGTGCGTTCCACCAGGCCTACGACGACCTGGCGGTGAGCGCCCTGCGCTACATCCGCGAGACCGGCGGGGAGGACGCGCTGGAAGCTTTCGCCCGGCTGCTCGTCGGCCGGCTCGAGGAGCGTTACCGCTCGGTCGCCACGGCGTTCCCGGCCGACGAGGGAACAACCGCGCTCGCCGAGGCGCTGTCGGAGGACGGGTACGCTGCCTCGGTCGAGCCGGCGGGTACGGGTGAGCAGTTGTGCCAGCACCACTGCCCGGTGGCCCACGTGGCCGAACAGTTTCCGCAGCTGTGCGAGGCGGAGACGGAGGTGTTCTCCCGGCTGCTCGGGCGGCACGTCCAGCGCCTGGCGACCATCGCGCACGGGGACGGCGTGTGCACGACCCACGTACCCCGCCCCGGCGGGGCCGGCCGGTCCGAGAGGCCGCAGGCCCCCGAAGGCACCACCACCCCGACGAACCCGACGAACCCGACGAACCAGACGAACCAAACGAACGACCGCACGACCCACAGTGTTCGATCCCGGACTGGGAGGAATTCTTCATGA
- a CDS encoding ABC transporter permease — protein MSAATFTPRPGAASLPRMVVAQGLMEARLLFRNGEQVVLALVIPLLLLAAGTLAPGLSLGPQRRIDVLAPGVIGLAVMSTAFTSLAIATAFERRYGVLKRLGVSPLPRTGLLAGKVLAVLMVEVVQVVLIGAVAYALGWRPSLGAGTVGAVVVLVVAGTSAFAALGLLMAGTLRAEATLAGANLVYLLLVVCGATLVPVTSYPAAIQPLIGWLPSAALAEGLRQVLGAAGATAVPSWGAVAGSVGILVAWLLAAALATSRTFRWE, from the coding sequence GTGAGTGCCGCCACCTTCACCCCCCGCCCCGGCGCGGCGTCGCTGCCCCGGATGGTGGTCGCCCAGGGGCTGATGGAGGCGCGGCTGCTGTTCCGCAACGGCGAACAGGTCGTCCTCGCCCTGGTCATCCCGCTGCTGCTGCTGGCCGCCGGCACGCTCGCCCCCGGACTGTCCCTCGGCCCGCAGCGGCGCATCGACGTGCTCGCGCCCGGGGTCATCGGCCTCGCGGTGATGTCCACGGCGTTCACCAGCCTGGCCATCGCCACCGCGTTCGAACGCAGGTACGGCGTGCTCAAACGGCTCGGCGTCTCCCCCCTGCCCCGCACCGGGCTGCTGGCCGGCAAGGTGCTCGCGGTCCTGATGGTGGAAGTCGTGCAGGTCGTGCTGATCGGCGCCGTGGCGTACGCCCTGGGCTGGCGGCCCAGCCTCGGCGCCGGCACCGTCGGGGCGGTCGTGGTGCTGGTGGTCGCGGGGACGAGCGCCTTCGCCGCGCTCGGGTTGCTGATGGCCGGGACCCTGCGCGCGGAGGCGACCCTGGCCGGCGCCAACCTCGTCTACCTGCTGCTGGTGGTGTGCGGCGCGACGCTGGTGCCGGTGACGTCCTACCCCGCCGCGATCCAGCCTCTGATCGGCTGGCTGCCGTCGGCGGCGCTGGCCGAGGGCCTGCGGCAGGTTCTCGGCGCGGCCGGTGCGACGGCAGTCCCTTCGTGGGGTGCCGTGGCGGGCAGCGTGGGCATCCTGGTCGCCTGGCTGCTCGCGGCGGCGCTGGCCACCTCGCGTACGTTCCGCTGGGAGTGA
- the sufB gene encoding Fe-S cluster assembly protein SufB yields the protein MSTTAHPELEGIGRYEYGWADSDVAGATAKRGLSEQVVREISALKNEPEWMLDMRLRGLKFFYRKPMPTWGADLSTIDFDNIKYFVRSTEKQATTWDELPDDIKNTYDKLGIPEAEKQRLIAGVAAQYESEVVYHKIREDLEEQGVIFVDTDTGLREHPELFKEYFGTVIPAGDNKFAGLNTAVWSGGSFIYVPKGVHVEIPLQAYFRINTENMGQFERTLIIVDEGAYVHYVEGCTAPIYSTDSLHSAVVEIVVKKNARCRYTTIQNWSNNVYNLVTKRATAAEGATMEWVDGNLGSKITMKYPAIYLMGEHAKGETLSIAFAGEGQHQDAGAKMVHCAPHTSSSIISKSVARGGGRTSYRGLVEVQDGADHSKSTVKCDALLVDQVSRSDTYPYVDVREDDVEMAHEATVSKVTDDQLFYLMSRGLNEDEAMAMIVRGFVEPIARELPMEYALEMNRLIELQMEGSVG from the coding sequence ATGAGCACGACCGCGCATCCCGAACTCGAGGGGATCGGCCGCTACGAGTACGGCTGGGCCGACTCCGACGTCGCGGGCGCGACCGCCAAGCGTGGCCTGTCCGAGCAGGTCGTGCGGGAGATCTCCGCTCTCAAGAACGAACCCGAGTGGATGCTCGACATGCGGCTGCGGGGGCTGAAGTTCTTCTACCGCAAGCCGATGCCCACCTGGGGCGCCGACCTGTCGACGATCGACTTCGACAACATCAAGTACTTCGTGCGGTCCACGGAGAAGCAGGCGACCACCTGGGACGAGCTGCCCGACGACATCAAGAACACCTACGACAAGCTGGGCATCCCCGAGGCGGAGAAGCAGCGGCTGATCGCGGGTGTCGCGGCGCAGTACGAGTCCGAGGTCGTCTACCACAAGATCCGCGAGGACCTCGAGGAGCAGGGTGTCATCTTCGTCGACACCGACACCGGGTTGCGTGAGCACCCGGAGCTGTTCAAGGAGTACTTCGGCACGGTGATCCCGGCCGGCGACAACAAGTTCGCCGGGCTGAACACCGCCGTGTGGTCGGGTGGGTCGTTCATCTACGTGCCGAAGGGCGTGCACGTGGAGATCCCGCTGCAGGCGTACTTCCGGATCAACACCGAGAACATGGGCCAGTTCGAGCGGACGCTGATCATCGTCGACGAGGGCGCCTACGTGCACTACGTCGAGGGCTGCACCGCACCGATCTACTCCACCGACTCGCTGCACTCCGCTGTGGTCGAGATCGTCGTGAAGAAGAACGCCCGCTGCCGCTACACCACGATCCAGAACTGGTCCAACAACGTCTACAACCTCGTCACCAAGCGGGCGACCGCGGCCGAGGGCGCGACGATGGAGTGGGTCGACGGCAACCTCGGCTCGAAGATCACGATGAAGTACCCCGCGATCTACCTCATGGGCGAGCACGCCAAGGGCGAGACGCTCTCCATCGCGTTCGCCGGCGAGGGCCAGCACCAGGACGCGGGCGCCAAGATGGTGCACTGCGCGCCGCACACGTCGTCCTCGATCATCTCCAAGTCGGTGGCCCGCGGCGGCGGCCGTACCTCCTACCGCGGTCTGGTCGAGGTACAGGACGGCGCCGACCACTCCAAGAGCACGGTGAAGTGCGACGCGCTGCTGGTCGACCAGGTGAGCCGGTCCGACACCTATCCCTACGTCGACGTCCGCGAGGACGACGTGGAGATGGCGCACGAGGCCACGGTCTCCAAGGTGACCGACGACCAGCTCTTCTACCTCATGAGCCGCGGGCTCAACGAGGACGAGGCGATGGCGATGATCGTGCGCGGCTTCGTGGAGCCCATCGCGCGTGAGCTGCCGATGGAGTACGCGCTGGAGATGAACCGGCTGATCGAGCTGCAGATGGAGGGGTCCGTCGGCTGA
- a CDS encoding ABC transporter ATP-binding protein, with translation MGDLVIEIEDLVVRYGRGGSAVTAVDGLSLTVRQGSVTAFLGPNGAGKTSTIETAEGYRRPDSGRVSVLGLDPVADRQALMPRLGVMLQEGGAWSGVRAEEMIRHVARLHAHPLDVGLLVDRLDLGSCGRTPYRRLSGGQKQRLALATALVGRPELVVLDEPTAGLDPHARRSTWELVEELRRDGVSLVLTTHYMEEAERLADQVYVIDHGRVIASGSPAELTSRGAANSLRFRGPMGLDVRSLRAALPAGSEVREPAPGSYLVLGEIDPHLLATVTAWCAANGVLADDLAVERHTLEDVFLELTGRELRA, from the coding sequence GTGGGCGATCTGGTGATCGAGATCGAGGATCTCGTGGTGCGCTACGGGCGGGGCGGCTCCGCCGTCACCGCGGTGGACGGACTGAGTCTCACCGTCCGGCAGGGCAGTGTCACCGCCTTCCTCGGCCCCAACGGCGCCGGCAAGACCTCCACGATCGAGACGGCCGAGGGCTACCGCCGGCCCGACAGCGGCCGGGTGAGCGTCCTCGGCCTGGACCCGGTGGCCGACCGGCAGGCGCTGATGCCGCGCCTCGGCGTGATGCTGCAGGAGGGCGGCGCGTGGTCGGGCGTACGGGCCGAGGAGATGATCCGGCACGTCGCCAGGCTGCACGCACATCCCCTGGACGTAGGCCTGCTGGTGGACCGGCTCGACCTCGGCAGCTGCGGGCGTACGCCGTACCGCCGGCTGTCCGGCGGGCAGAAGCAGCGCCTGGCCCTGGCCACCGCCCTGGTCGGCCGGCCCGAGCTCGTCGTTCTGGACGAGCCCACCGCCGGACTGGACCCGCACGCCCGGCGATCCACCTGGGAGCTGGTCGAGGAGCTGCGCCGCGACGGCGTGTCGCTGGTCCTCACCACGCACTACATGGAGGAGGCCGAACGCCTCGCCGACCAGGTGTACGTCATCGACCACGGCCGGGTGATCGCCTCCGGCTCCCCCGCCGAGCTGACCTCGCGGGGCGCCGCGAACTCGCTGCGCTTCCGCGGGCCGATGGGACTGGACGTCCGGTCGCTGCGGGCCGCGCTGCCGGCCGGGAGCGAGGTACGCGAACCCGCGCCGGGCAGCTATCTCGTCCTCGGCGAGATCGACCCGCACCTGCTCGCCACGGTCACCGCCTGGTGCGCCGCCAACGGCGTGCTCGCCGACGACCTCGCGGTCGAACGCCACACCCTCGAGGACGTCTTCCTCGAGCTCACCGGACGGGAGCTGCGCGCGTGA
- a CDS encoding non-heme iron oxygenase ferredoxin subunit, with protein MTDYLRACPLADLPDVGALPVVVDGVPVAVVRSSEGDVHAIHDVCSHAEVALSEGEVEDGEIECWLHGSRFDLNSGAPTGLPATEPVPVYPVKIDGDDVLVDVHHPLNSQA; from the coding sequence GTGACCGACTACCTGCGCGCCTGCCCGCTGGCCGACCTTCCCGACGTCGGGGCGCTCCCCGTCGTCGTCGACGGTGTGCCCGTCGCGGTCGTCCGCAGCAGCGAGGGCGACGTCCACGCGATCCACGACGTCTGCTCGCACGCGGAGGTGGCGCTGTCGGAGGGCGAGGTCGAGGACGGCGAGATCGAGTGCTGGCTGCACGGCTCGCGGTTCGACCTGAACTCCGGCGCCCCGACCGGACTCCCGGCCACCGAGCCGGTGCCGGTCTACCCCGTGAAGATCGACGGCGACGACGTGCTGGTCGACGTCCACCACCCGCTGAACTCCCAAGCCTGA
- a CDS encoding COX15/CtaA family protein: MQVPRPSLGQIRGLAVASVVANLAIVVTGGAVRLTGSGLGCPTWPRCTETSFVSHPELGLHGAIEFGNRLLTFALAIVVGLTWLAAMRYLPRRRDLRWLSGILLLGIPAQAVMGGITVLTHLNPWVVGAHFMVSPALVAVAVVLARRTREPGGPMVATVPRPVRGLAYGLFATAVAVLYLGTVVTGSGPHAGDLKARRNGLDPAAVSQVHADVVFLLIGLTVGMLAAVWATGAPARARRAALALLLVEVGQGAVGFVQYFTGLPAALVGVHVGGAALTLAVATWVLVGTREPAATADEPAGTRDAAETSARRSRVGPTVRSRALTVRGITPAGRRA, from the coding sequence GTGCAGGTCCCCCGTCCTTCTCTCGGCCAGATCCGCGGCCTGGCCGTCGCCTCCGTGGTCGCCAACCTCGCCATCGTGGTCACCGGCGGCGCCGTCCGGCTGACCGGTTCGGGGCTCGGCTGCCCCACCTGGCCAAGGTGCACCGAGACCTCGTTCGTCTCCCACCCCGAGCTCGGCCTGCACGGCGCGATCGAGTTCGGCAACCGACTGCTGACGTTCGCCCTCGCGATCGTGGTGGGGCTGACCTGGCTGGCGGCGATGCGCTACCTCCCGCGCCGCCGTGACCTGCGGTGGCTGTCCGGGATCCTGCTGCTCGGCATTCCCGCGCAGGCCGTCATGGGCGGCATCACCGTGCTCACCCACCTGAACCCGTGGGTGGTGGGAGCGCACTTCATGGTGTCCCCCGCGCTGGTGGCGGTGGCCGTGGTGCTCGCCCGGCGCACCCGCGAACCCGGCGGGCCGATGGTGGCGACCGTTCCCCGACCGGTCCGGGGGCTGGCGTACGGCCTGTTCGCGACCGCGGTCGCGGTGCTCTACCTCGGGACGGTGGTCACCGGAAGCGGCCCGCACGCCGGCGACCTGAAGGCCCGGCGCAACGGCCTGGACCCGGCCGCGGTGAGCCAGGTGCACGCCGACGTGGTGTTCCTCCTGATCGGCCTCACCGTCGGGATGCTGGCCGCGGTCTGGGCCACCGGCGCACCGGCGCGTGCCCGGCGGGCCGCGCTCGCCCTGCTGCTGGTCGAGGTGGGCCAGGGGGCAGTCGGGTTCGTGCAGTACTTCACCGGCCTGCCCGCCGCCCTCGTCGGGGTGCACGTCGGCGGCGCGGCGCTCACGCTCGCGGTCGCGACCTGGGTGCTCGTCGGTACGCGCGAACCCGCGGCGACCGCGGACGAGCCGGCCGGCACCCGGGACGCGGCGGAGACGTCCGCGAGGAGGTCCAGGGTGGGGCCCACGGTGCGGTCCAGGGCGCTGACCGTCCGCGGCATCACCCCGGCCGGCCGGCGGGCCTGA
- the sufD gene encoding Fe-S cluster assembly protein SufD has product MRATPDMPDHDQTHTGAEAAQERAAVASQVLSPDTGAAAGPPPTPAGSAGQAHSHGAGADAKPASHLHPEGSFDLADHPVPTGREEVWRFTPLKRLRGLNDGSAEATGKVVVDVSAGPEVRVETVGRDDRRLGSVHKPGDRVSAQAWTSFAQATVVTVPAEARPAEPVVVTVRGEAADGASYGHTFVDVQAYAEAVVVLDHVGSATYADNVELSVGDGAKVTLVSVQDWADDAVHAGHQALLIGRDSHVRHVVVTFGGDLVRLHTHLSYAGPGGEVEALGLYFADADQHLEHRLFVDHNQPHTRSNVEYKGALQGKGAHTVWVGDVLIRKVAEGIQTYEHNRNLMLTDGCRADSVPNLEIETGEIEGAGHASATGRFDDEQLFYLQSRGVPADEARRLVVHGFFADLIRHIGVPELRERLMGHVEEELERNVGLPPASSTAVPLAPAASSPEVGA; this is encoded by the coding sequence GTGAGAGCGACACCCGACATGCCCGATCACGACCAGACCCACACCGGCGCCGAGGCCGCGCAGGAACGCGCAGCCGTGGCGTCCCAGGTGCTCTCGCCCGACACCGGCGCGGCCGCCGGCCCGCCGCCGACCCCCGCGGGCTCGGCCGGCCAGGCGCACTCCCACGGCGCGGGCGCGGACGCCAAGCCCGCGTCCCACCTGCACCCGGAGGGCTCCTTCGACCTGGCCGACCACCCGGTCCCGACGGGCCGGGAAGAGGTGTGGCGGTTCACCCCGCTGAAGCGGCTGCGTGGACTTAACGACGGTTCGGCGGAGGCCACCGGCAAGGTGGTCGTCGACGTGTCCGCGGGCCCGGAGGTCCGGGTGGAGACCGTGGGTCGCGACGACCGGCGGCTCGGCTCGGTGCACAAGCCCGGCGACCGGGTGAGCGCCCAGGCGTGGACGTCGTTCGCGCAGGCCACCGTGGTGACCGTCCCGGCCGAGGCGCGCCCGGCCGAGCCCGTGGTGGTGACCGTGCGCGGCGAGGCGGCGGATGGTGCGAGCTACGGCCACACCTTCGTCGACGTCCAGGCGTACGCCGAGGCGGTCGTGGTCCTCGACCACGTGGGCTCGGCGACCTACGCCGACAACGTCGAGCTGTCCGTCGGCGACGGCGCCAAGGTGACGCTGGTGTCGGTGCAGGACTGGGCCGACGACGCCGTGCACGCCGGGCACCAGGCGCTGCTGATCGGCCGGGACTCCCACGTCCGGCACGTCGTGGTGACCTTCGGCGGCGACCTCGTACGCCTGCACACCCACCTGTCCTACGCCGGTCCGGGCGGTGAGGTCGAGGCGCTCGGCCTGTACTTCGCCGACGCCGACCAGCACCTCGAGCACCGGCTGTTCGTCGATCACAACCAGCCGCACACCCGCAGCAACGTCGAGTACAAGGGCGCGCTGCAGGGCAAGGGCGCGCACACCGTGTGGGTCGGCGACGTGCTGATCCGCAAGGTGGCCGAGGGAATCCAGACGTACGAGCACAACCGCAACCTGATGTTGACAGACGGCTGCCGCGCGGACTCCGTACCTAACCTGGAGATCGAGACCGGCGAGATCGAGGGCGCGGGCCACGCCAGCGCCACCGGCCGGTTCGACGACGAGCAGCTGTTCTACCTCCAGTCGCGCGGCGTGCCGGCCGACGAGGCCCGCCGGCTGGTCGTGCACGGCTTCTTCGCCGACCTCATCCGTCACATCGGCGTCCCCGAGCTGCGCGAGCGGCTGATGGGCCACGTCGAGGAGGAGCTCGAGCGCAACGTCGGCTTGCCGCCGGCCTCCTCCACCGCGGTGCCGCTGGCACCGGCCGCGTCCTCGCCGGAGGTGGGAGCGTGA
- a CDS encoding MFS transporter, with protein MSNAASAGSGGITDGHRMSLASPTGRWVLTAAILGSGMALLDGTVVTIALPAIGRSLGGGLLVQQWVLDGYLLTLSALLLLGGVLGDRYGRRRVFTLGLVVFTLASLACGLAPTGPVLVVARLAQGVGGALLVPGSLSLIDASIRPEDRGRAVGTWAGLTGVAAAVGPFVGGWLVVAASWRWVFLINLPIAVVALALTVRHVPESRAPVTPHRLDVLGTVCVVAGLAGLTYTLIEVPARGWIPATVVAVIVGVAGLVGFPLVERRSPDPLLPLDIFGSRQFSGANLTTFAVYAALGGALFLLALQLQQSLGYSALAAGVANLPLTVLMMLLSPRIGALAQRIGPRLPMTIGPLVAAAGLAMMARIVPGTSYWTVVLPSVVVFGLGLATTVAPLTSTVLASVPEARVGTASGVNNAVARTAGLLAVAILPPVAGVAMGGGPLGPGYVRAMVIAAVVCAAGGLIAWATVRRGTPVDPHPLAGLQQCCGDPATRCAHEEQPAP; from the coding sequence ATGAGCAACGCCGCGAGCGCCGGCTCCGGTGGCATCACCGACGGTCACCGGATGTCCCTTGCCTCACCCACCGGCCGGTGGGTGCTGACCGCCGCGATCCTCGGCTCCGGCATGGCCCTGCTGGACGGCACGGTGGTCACCATCGCACTGCCCGCCATCGGGCGGTCCCTCGGTGGCGGGCTGCTGGTCCAGCAATGGGTGCTGGACGGCTACCTGCTCACGCTCAGTGCACTGCTGCTCCTCGGCGGGGTGCTCGGCGACCGGTACGGCCGGCGGCGGGTGTTCACTCTCGGTCTGGTCGTGTTCACGCTGGCCTCGCTGGCCTGCGGGCTGGCGCCCACCGGGCCGGTGCTCGTGGTGGCCCGGCTCGCCCAGGGCGTCGGTGGTGCCCTGCTCGTCCCCGGCAGCCTCTCCCTGATCGACGCTTCGATCCGCCCCGAGGACCGGGGCCGGGCGGTGGGCACCTGGGCCGGGCTCACCGGCGTGGCCGCCGCGGTCGGCCCGTTCGTCGGCGGCTGGCTGGTGGTCGCCGCGTCCTGGCGCTGGGTCTTCCTGATCAACCTCCCGATCGCCGTGGTCGCGCTGGCGCTGACCGTCCGGCACGTGCCGGAGAGCCGCGCCCCGGTCACGCCCCACCGGCTGGACGTGCTCGGCACCGTCTGCGTCGTCGCGGGACTCGCAGGCCTGACGTACACGCTGATCGAGGTGCCCGCCCGGGGCTGGATACCCGCGACCGTGGTCGCGGTGATCGTCGGCGTCGCCGGTCTGGTCGGCTTCCCGCTGGTGGAGCGGCGTTCACCCGATCCGCTGCTCCCGCTGGACATCTTCGGATCCCGGCAGTTCAGCGGCGCCAACCTCACGACGTTCGCGGTGTACGCCGCGCTGGGCGGCGCGTTGTTCCTGCTGGCGTTGCAACTGCAGCAGTCCCTCGGCTACTCCGCGCTGGCCGCGGGCGTCGCCAACCTGCCGTTGACGGTGCTGATGATGCTGCTCTCCCCCAGGATCGGCGCCCTCGCCCAGCGCATCGGACCCCGGCTGCCGATGACGATCGGGCCGCTGGTCGCCGCGGCCGGCCTGGCGATGATGGCCCGGATCGTGCCGGGCACGTCGTACTGGACGGTGGTGCTGCCCTCGGTGGTGGTGTTCGGGCTGGGCCTGGCGACCACCGTGGCGCCGCTGACCTCGACCGTGCTCGCGTCGGTGCCGGAGGCACGGGTGGGCACGGCGTCCGGCGTCAACAACGCGGTGGCGCGCACCGCCGGACTGCTGGCGGTGGCGATCCTGCCGCCGGTCGCCGGCGTGGCCATGGGCGGCGGTCCGCTCGGGCCCGGCTACGTCCGGGCGATGGTGATCGCGGCGGTGGTGTGCGCGGCCGGCGGGCTGATCGCGTGGGCGACCGTACGCCGGGGAACGCCGGTCGACCCCCACCCGCTGGCCGGGCTGCAGCAGTGCTGCGGCGATCCCGCCACCCGGTGCGCGCACGAGGAGCAGCCCGCCCCCTGA
- a CDS encoding tyrosine-protein phosphatase: MAGSHGRQNSSSDDLRDDVRDDVEAALDLDGLPSRHLDWPDCRNARDLGGLPTGDGRAIRHRALIRTDSPHRLTEQGVAAVHAYGVSRVLDLRRDIECERAPSPFAGTPLHCHVPVQNPADPDHEWLTLAEIYTAMLDLRPQLFATAVAAIADAPPGGVVVHCAGGKDRTGMVVAMALHLAGVETATIAADYALTEGRLAEENAATLEAVTDPRIREIMRGLQPTPPEVMLTTLEHLDSTYGGVASYLERGGFGADRARVLRDRLVG, from the coding sequence ATGGCTGGTTCGCACGGTCGACAGAACTCCTCCTCCGACGACTTGCGGGACGACGTACGCGACGACGTCGAGGCCGCGCTCGACCTGGACGGCCTGCCGTCCCGGCACCTCGACTGGCCCGACTGCCGCAACGCGCGGGACCTCGGCGGCCTGCCGACCGGCGACGGCCGGGCGATCCGGCACCGCGCGCTGATCCGCACCGACAGCCCGCACCGCCTCACCGAGCAGGGTGTGGCCGCCGTCCACGCGTACGGCGTGAGCCGGGTCCTCGACCTGCGCCGGGACATCGAGTGCGAGCGCGCCCCGAGCCCGTTCGCCGGTACGCCGCTGCACTGCCACGTGCCGGTCCAGAACCCCGCCGACCCCGACCACGAGTGGCTCACCCTCGCCGAGATCTACACCGCGATGCTCGACCTGCGGCCGCAGTTGTTCGCCACCGCCGTGGCCGCGATCGCCGACGCCCCGCCCGGCGGGGTCGTGGTGCACTGTGCCGGCGGCAAGGACCGCACCGGGATGGTCGTCGCGATGGCGCTGCACCTCGCGGGGGTGGAGACGGCCACCATCGCCGCCGACTACGCCCTGACCGAGGGCCGGCTCGCGGAGGAGAACGCCGCCACCCTCGAGGCCGTCACCGACCCGCGGATCCGGGAGATCATGCGCGGGCTCCAGCCGACGCCGCCGGAGGTGATGCTGACCACGCTCGAACACCTGGACAGCACGTACGGCGGAGTGGCGAGCTACCTCGAACGCGGCGGGTTCGGCGCCGACCGGGCGCGGGTGCTGCGGGACCGCCTCGTCGGCTGA